In the Maribacter sp. MJ134 genome, one interval contains:
- a CDS encoding ArnT family glycosyltransferase has protein sequence MKINHSHSIFSYYQRLNDKWVFLNLLVLTILIRFPFFFRDYIDRDESTFILMGQSWVDGQLPYLELWDLKPPLTFAFFAIIISVFGKSFVAIRFIGALLVVATAFFTFKISIRITTKQVALWMSVFCVVLLSLFGSLQGVMSEHICMAFFVPGLYIFISKKKPLWFFLAGLFMGITVMVKLNMAYPVLLLGLFLLYKFHKTKHTSWVWNTLLYGIGILCVIALTFMPYYNLGEGMVWWKSVILAPLEYTEARRFSVLKLAPTFLLVCGFLFFSWKKNWIDFKNTTGTILLVAIIGVLISFLKGGRINGHYLIQLYPMLLILIASTAHALVSNYRSKLPKAMLLLLLLIPMESYLEYGNIIQNKFNNGTFFNGEGFTAPQYIRNNELEKKNILFLGYHIGYWNLRSLPPTKAATHPSNICRDELFPFFDNERDKAIKELRYIMEELRPKTIVVRQGRRVFDKKEEKLNAYIDAYLLKHYRVHGVVEKAEILQRL, from the coding sequence TTCTTACTATCAAAGATTGAATGATAAATGGGTTTTTCTGAATTTATTAGTGCTGACCATTCTTATTCGATTTCCATTTTTCTTTAGGGATTACATTGATCGTGATGAAAGCACGTTTATTCTTATGGGACAATCTTGGGTAGATGGGCAACTACCATACTTAGAACTTTGGGATTTAAAACCTCCATTAACGTTTGCTTTTTTTGCTATTATCATTTCTGTATTTGGAAAAAGCTTTGTAGCAATTCGTTTCATCGGTGCGCTTTTAGTAGTCGCAACCGCTTTTTTTACCTTTAAAATCAGCATTAGAATCACCACCAAACAGGTTGCGTTATGGATGTCCGTTTTCTGTGTAGTACTGCTGAGTTTGTTCGGAAGTCTACAAGGGGTGATGTCAGAACATATTTGTATGGCCTTTTTTGTGCCGGGACTATACATTTTCATTTCAAAGAAAAAGCCATTATGGTTCTTTCTAGCCGGTCTATTCATGGGCATAACGGTAATGGTAAAACTGAATATGGCCTACCCCGTTCTATTACTTGGCCTTTTTCTACTCTATAAATTTCACAAGACCAAACATACCTCATGGGTTTGGAATACACTTTTATACGGCATTGGTATTTTATGTGTAATAGCCCTCACTTTTATGCCCTATTATAATTTAGGTGAAGGTATGGTTTGGTGGAAATCAGTGATTTTAGCTCCATTGGAATATACCGAAGCAAGACGTTTTTCGGTACTTAAACTAGCCCCAACGTTTTTATTGGTCTGTGGTTTTTTATTTTTCTCGTGGAAAAAAAACTGGATAGACTTCAAGAATACCACTGGCACCATTCTTTTAGTTGCTATTATCGGAGTGTTAATATCCTTTCTAAAAGGAGGTAGAATTAATGGACATTATCTCATACAGCTTTACCCTATGTTGCTTATCCTAATAGCAAGCACGGCTCACGCTCTTGTTTCCAATTACAGGTCTAAGTTACCAAAGGCCATGCTGTTACTTTTACTCCTGATACCGATGGAGAGTTATCTAGAATACGGGAACATTATACAGAACAAATTTAATAACGGTACTTTTTTTAACGGGGAAGGTTTTACAGCTCCCCAATACATACGCAATAACGAACTAGAGAAAAAAAATATTCTTTTCCTTGGGTACCACATAGGATATTGGAATTTAAGGTCTCTACCTCCGACCAAGGCCGCTACACACCCAAGTAACATTTGTAGGGATGAGCTGTTTCCTTTTTTTGATAATGAGAGAGATAAAGCAATTAAGGAACTTCGCTATATTATGGAGGAACTGCGCCCTAAAACTATAGTCGTAAGACAAGGCCGACGTGTTTTTGACAAAAAGGAGGAAAAACTAAATGCGTATATAGATGCTTATTTATTGAAACACTATCGGGTGCACGGCGTAGTGGAAAAAGCAGAAATACTACAACGCTTATAA
- a CDS encoding DUF3575 domain-containing protein: protein MIKKVLFFVISAAIFSSCYAQEDSTLKRNQISTNLILPFLESVDLSYERTIANKWAIGIAAAVYGEGGQDLAVSYTNEYDLTTTYEIMPFVRIYFQGAQNKSHFLEVFGSLSKMEERGAFVRNTNEEGFGVYERGLRDFTVGGLGIGYGYRFLFLEKKLVLEAQFGIRTNFDVDFFFLNAALVRTGIKVGYRF from the coding sequence ATGATAAAGAAAGTATTGTTTTTTGTTATTAGCGCTGCTATTTTTTCTTCTTGCTACGCCCAAGAAGATTCAACGCTGAAAAGAAACCAAATATCCACCAATTTAATTTTACCTTTTCTAGAGAGTGTTGATTTGAGTTATGAACGTACCATTGCCAACAAATGGGCGATAGGAATAGCTGCTGCGGTTTATGGAGAAGGTGGGCAGGATTTAGCTGTTTCGTATACTAATGAATATGATTTGACCACCACGTATGAAATTATGCCCTTTGTTAGAATTTACTTTCAAGGTGCTCAGAATAAAAGCCATTTCCTTGAAGTTTTTGGGTCGTTAAGTAAAATGGAAGAACGGGGTGCATTTGTCCGTAACACCAATGAGGAGGGTTTCGGTGTTTATGAAAGAGGCCTTCGGGACTTTACGGTAGGCGGCTTGGGAATAGGCTATGGCTATCGGTTTTTGTTTCTGGAAAAGAAACTGGTTTTGGAAGCCCAGTTCGGAATTAGGACCAATTTTGATGTAGATTTCTTTTTTCTGAATGCTGCGCTAGTTCGGACGGGAATTAAAGTAGGATACAGATTTTAA
- the bioD gene encoding dethiobiotin synthase, translating into MQKIFVTGISTEVGKTIASSIITEALAADYWKPVQAGDLENTDSHKVASYISNTKTVIHPSSYELKTPMSPHAAADIEGVRIDRFHIKEPETNNHLVIEGAGGLLVPLNEEDTMFDIIMPNYKVVVVSRHYLGSINHSLLTINWLKHKGYDVSLLFSGDANPHTENIIFQKTGVSLIGRIEEEPFFDKSIIKKYADKFRHILETL; encoded by the coding sequence ATGCAGAAAATATTTGTTACCGGAATATCTACCGAAGTGGGCAAGACCATCGCTTCATCCATAATTACCGAAGCCCTGGCGGCAGATTACTGGAAGCCAGTACAAGCTGGGGATTTGGAAAATACGGATAGTCATAAAGTAGCGAGCTATATCAGCAATACCAAGACGGTCATTCATCCCAGTAGTTATGAGCTTAAAACACCTATGAGTCCGCATGCGGCAGCGGATATCGAAGGTGTTCGTATCGATAGGTTTCATATTAAAGAACCGGAAACGAACAACCATTTGGTCATAGAGGGTGCCGGAGGCCTGCTTGTGCCTTTGAATGAAGAAGATACCATGTTCGATATTATTATGCCCAATTACAAGGTGGTGGTGGTGTCCAGGCATTATTTAGGCAGTATAAATCACTCTTTGCTGACCATAAATTGGTTAAAACATAAGGGATACGATGTTTCCTTATTGTTCAGCGGCGACGCCAATCCGCATACGGAGAATATCATTTTTCAAAAGACAGGTGTTTCTTTAATCGGCAGAATTGAAGAAGAGCCGTTTTTTGATAAAAGCATCATAAAGAAATATGCCGATAAGTTCAGACATATTTTAGAAACCTTATAA
- a CDS encoding DUF2007 domain-containing protein has translation MGEKFYQLASFEYAADVQIIKGKLESEGIPVFLRDENTLNSDPLISNAIGGVKLQVYSKDKERALAIYNEVRAYALDENDKPIVCPNCKASRSEVYYNRKGIFYKLFPFFEKRKYKCLNCGIITNPRT, from the coding sequence ATGGGAGAAAAATTTTACCAATTGGCCTCTTTCGAATACGCTGCCGATGTTCAGATTATAAAGGGAAAACTAGAGTCTGAGGGGATTCCTGTGTTTCTGAGGGATGAGAATACGCTCAACTCTGACCCATTGATAAGCAATGCTATCGGGGGCGTTAAACTACAGGTGTATTCAAAAGATAAGGAACGCGCTCTTGCCATATATAATGAGGTACGCGCTTACGCCTTGGATGAGAATGACAAGCCTATAGTCTGCCCAAACTGCAAGGCCAGTAGGTCCGAAGTCTATTATAACAGGAAAGGTATTTTTTATAAACTTTTTCCATTTTTTGAAAAAAGAAAATATAAGTGCTTAAATTGTGGTATTATCACTAATCCCCGTACCTAA
- a CDS encoding aminotransferase class I/II-fold pyridoxal phosphate-dependent enzyme codes for MSTLPHKLQQKLNDRIADNSLRRLGQTTGLVDFSSNDYLGFAKNETIFSKTFQSLLNYNIAENGATGSRLLSGNHQLYRILEQKLTAFHEADAALVFNSGYDANVGFFSAVPQRGDVIFYDEHIHASIRDGIGMSHAKSYKFSHNDLSALKAKIETTQKDAGSDAHTEIYVVTESVFSMDGDMPDLKSFTGHCNEQGYRLIVDEAHAVGVLGKRGEGYLQALKLQEKVFARIVTFGKAIGSHGAAILGSTDLNEYLVNFSRSLIYSTALPPHGVATSIAAYTYLEEEGQAERQRLLDNIGYFKQQVKRLKLEKYFSCSGAAIQSCVITSNDKVKTVSEKLKDKGFDVKAILPPTVPEGQERLRFCVHSYNSKEEIGLVLELLSRYL; via the coding sequence ATGTCAACATTACCTCATAAACTTCAACAGAAACTTAACGATAGGATAGCGGACAATTCCCTACGCCGATTAGGGCAAACGACTGGTCTGGTAGATTTCTCCTCTAACGATTACTTAGGCTTTGCTAAGAACGAAACTATATTCTCCAAAACTTTTCAATCTTTATTAAACTATAATATTGCTGAAAATGGGGCCACTGGTTCTCGATTATTAAGTGGAAATCACCAGTTGTATAGAATTCTAGAACAGAAGTTAACAGCGTTTCATGAAGCCGATGCCGCACTGGTCTTCAATTCAGGATATGACGCTAATGTTGGATTTTTCAGTGCTGTTCCGCAAAGGGGAGATGTTATTTTTTATGATGAACATATCCATGCGAGCATTAGGGACGGTATAGGAATGAGCCATGCGAAGAGTTATAAATTTTCACATAATGATTTGTCTGCTTTAAAGGCTAAGATAGAGACAACACAGAAAGATGCAGGCAGCGATGCACATACAGAGATTTACGTGGTTACGGAATCTGTTTTTTCCATGGACGGAGATATGCCTGACTTAAAATCGTTTACGGGTCATTGCAATGAACAAGGATATCGTCTTATCGTAGATGAAGCCCACGCCGTTGGTGTATTAGGTAAAAGGGGTGAAGGGTACCTTCAAGCTTTAAAACTTCAAGAAAAGGTATTTGCACGTATCGTTACTTTCGGAAAAGCCATAGGGTCCCATGGAGCGGCAATTCTTGGGAGCACTGATTTAAATGAATATTTGGTAAATTTTTCTCGTAGTCTAATCTATTCTACAGCTTTACCGCCTCATGGAGTGGCAACTAGTATTGCTGCGTATACTTATTTGGAAGAGGAGGGGCAAGCAGAACGGCAACGGCTTTTAGATAACATCGGCTACTTTAAGCAACAAGTAAAGAGATTGAAACTGGAGAAATACTTTTCCTGTAGTGGCGCCGCTATCCAATCCTGCGTTATAACAAGTAACGATAAGGTGAAAACGGTATCGGAGAAACTCAAGGATAAGGGTTTTGATGTGAAAGCTATTTTGCCTCCTACGGTACCTGAGGGTCAAGAGCGATTACGCTTTTGCGTCCATAGTTACAATTCTAAAGAAGAGATAGGATTGGTATTAGAATTATTATCGCGCTATCTTTAA